From Clupea harengus unplaced genomic scaffold, Ch_v2.0.2, whole genome shotgun sequence, a single genomic window includes:
- the pnkd gene encoding probable hydrolase PNKD has protein sequence MALPDWMVYFLGVAVCCSGLCIFYRRQFGRKCTWNSGFFMRIMARSEKPLFWIAYSLYTKTKLGYMFYKRQMRKAREQYPTGHSRTQPTIMNGVKIIPIPVLSDNYSYLIVDTSSNVAVVVDPADPQAVQACLKEEEVTLEAILCTHKHWDHSGGNKGLTRLHAGCRVYGNAMDNIPGLTHPLSDKDTIDIGTCLRFRAFFTPGHTVGHMIYLLDGRTFGSPSSLFSGDLVFLSGCGRMFEGTAVTMLSSLDTVNSLNDETLLWPGHEYAEDNLLFAAELEPTNTTREQKLQWVLQQRGQRLCTSPSTLGEEKEYNPFLRTHALELQRALGLQQNQDEDWTAYRARVLEELRRRKDIYKAR, from the exons ATGGCGCTTCCTGACTGGATGGTGTATTTCCTtggtgttgctgtgtgttgttcGGGCCTGTGTATTTTCTATCGCAGACAGTTTGGCAGGAAATGTACATGGAACAGTGGGTTCTTTATGAGAATCATGGCCCGATCAGAGAAACCTCTCTTTTGGATAGC GTATTCGctgtacacaaaaacaaaacttgGATATATGTTCTACAAACGTCAGATGAGAAAAGCTCGTGAGCAATATCCCACTGGACATTCAAGAACACAACCAACTATAATGAATG GTGTCAAGATAATACCCATTCCGGTGCTCTCTGACAACTACAGCTATTTGATAGTAGACACATCCTCTAATGTTGCAGTTGTAGTGGATCCTGCTGACCCACAGGCTGTCCAG GCCTGCCTGAAGGAGGAAGAAGTGACCTTGGAAGCCattctctgcacacacaaacactg GGACCACAGTGGAGGGAACAAGGGACTTACAAGACTCCATGCTGGCTGTCGAGTTTATGGAAATGCTATGGATAATATTCCAGGATTGACACA CCCCCTCTCTGACAAAGACACCATAGACATAGGCACATGCCTGCGATTCAGGGCCTTCTTCACACCTGGCCACACCGTGGGCCACATGATCTACCTGCTGGATGGTCGAACCTTTGGCAGCCCCAGCAGTCTCTTCTCAGGGGATCTGGTGTTCCTTTCAGGCTGCG GAAGAATGTTTGAAGGCACTGCCGTGACGATGCTGTCATCTCTGGACACCGTCAACTCCCTGAATGACGAGACTCTACTCTGGCCGG GTCATGAGTATGCAGAGGACAACCTTTTGTTTGCAGCCGAGTTGGAGCCCACTAACACTACCCGGGAGCAGAAGCTTCAGTGGGTTCTTCAGCAGAGGGGTCAGAGACTCTGTACG AGTCCCTCTACactgggggaggagaaggagtatAACCCATTCCTGCGCACTCATGCTCTTGAACTCCAGCGGGCTCTGGGACTTCAGCAGAATCAGGACGAAGACTGGACTGCCTACAGGGCCCGGGTTCTGGAAGAGCTCCGGAGACGCAAGGACATCTACAAGGCCCGATAG